A window of Deinococcus malanensis contains these coding sequences:
- the rpmF gene encoding 50S ribosomal protein L32, whose protein sequence is MAKHPVPKKKTSKSKRDMRRSHHALTVPAMNDCPQCHGKKLSHHICPNCGYYDGRQVLAV, encoded by the coding sequence ATGGCCAAGCACCCTGTTCCCAAGAAGAAGACCAGCAAGAGCAAGCGCGACATGCGCCGCAGCCACCACGCCCTCACCGTTCCTGCCATGAACGACTGCCCCCAGTGCCACGGCAAGAAACTCAGCCACCACATCTGCCCCAATTGCGGCTACTACGACGGCCGTCAGGTGCTTGCAGTCTAA